In Chthonomonas sp., a single genomic region encodes these proteins:
- a CDS encoding rod shape-determining protein RodA, translating to MAVARVGSRRNANGLSIFLELDWILMIATAILVCSGLLAVYSSVSGGPTPELFKKQLILTAVGIVPFVLFWRIPAVAFQRAAAVLYALNVLLLSFVLFAGHNAKGAQRWVEFGGFQFQPSELTKILTVITLAAFFHRRRDRMKEFSTFALSFLHVAPILFLIFKQPHLGATIVVFISWFTLCLIAGIPWRTLGIFVVVCATLVGGTLLVGKSGWLHGYQADRISAMFSNDEQGDDYQVLRAEMAYGAGGVMGQGFLKGEIKRYVPEQQNDFIFSVVGEEGGLVVCGMVLFAYAVLFSRIWLILIRTGDLFGRLCAAGVLAVLSFHTLINLAMNLQLAPVVGLWLPFMSYGGTAMWLCLGCVGLAQNVYRQDAESVFN from the coding sequence GTGGCCGTTGCGCGCGTCGGATCGCGAAGAAACGCGAACGGGCTAAGCATCTTTCTTGAACTCGACTGGATCCTTATGATCGCCACGGCGATCCTAGTGTGCAGCGGGCTGCTCGCCGTCTACAGTTCTGTCTCGGGCGGTCCCACCCCCGAACTTTTCAAGAAGCAGCTGATCTTGACCGCCGTAGGGATCGTCCCATTTGTCCTCTTTTGGCGCATTCCGGCGGTGGCGTTTCAACGTGCCGCCGCGGTCCTGTACGCACTCAACGTGCTGCTCCTGAGCTTTGTGCTCTTCGCCGGGCATAACGCCAAAGGAGCGCAGCGATGGGTCGAGTTTGGCGGTTTCCAGTTCCAGCCCAGTGAGCTTACGAAAATCCTGACCGTGATAACCCTCGCAGCGTTTTTCCATCGTCGGCGCGACCGGATGAAAGAGTTCTCAACTTTTGCCCTCTCGTTCCTGCACGTCGCACCCATCCTGTTCCTGATTTTCAAGCAACCCCACCTCGGCGCAACGATTGTCGTCTTCATCAGTTGGTTTACTCTCTGCCTGATTGCAGGGATCCCGTGGCGGACTTTGGGAATCTTCGTGGTCGTCTGCGCAACGTTGGTGGGGGGCACGTTGCTCGTGGGTAAGAGCGGCTGGTTGCACGGCTACCAAGCAGACCGCATCTCGGCCATGTTCTCCAATGACGAGCAAGGAGACGACTACCAAGTCCTGCGGGCGGAGATGGCTTACGGGGCGGGCGGGGTCATGGGCCAAGGATTCCTGAAGGGCGAGATCAAGCGGTACGTTCCGGAACAACAGAACGACTTCATCTTCTCAGTGGTCGGCGAAGAGGGTGGCCTCGTGGTCTGCGGGATGGTGCTGTTCGCTTATGCCGTGCTTTTCTCGCGCATTTGGCTGATTTTGATTCGAACCGGCGACCTCTTCGGCAGGCTGTGCGCCGCGGGCGTGCTCGCTGTCCTCAGCTTCCACACTCTGATCAACCTCGCGATGAACTTGCAACTCGCCCCGGTCGTGGGGCTGTGGCTCCCCTTCATGAGTTACGGCGGAACCGCCATGTGGCTTTGCCTCGGTTGCGTTGGATTGGCGCAGAACGTCTATCGGCAGGATGCCGAATCAGTCTTCAACTAG
- a CDS encoding iron ABC transporter permease — translation MGSSSASQSKIVATLGVAVVLLAIGHMCLGSSVWMSPADWWSGLQQGPRAQDPSPMAVIVWSLRLPRALACILVGAILGMTGAAFQYLFRNPLAEPYLVGASGGAALGGALVLVTGAGGILGGIALMAGALVGALATLALVLVVASSSPVRSTANLLLSGVVVGSLASALMTILLIMSGSDANRILAWLFGSMSQVQWWGIAWLLGALLAIGVSLRANGRALNAIALGEESARHLGVDPGRVQRLVILFGAAATAISVGAVGIIGFLGLIAPHLARPFAGTDMRRLLVASALTGSAVLLLADAAAQRMIGVVEVPVGALMAIFGAPMLLAILRRTRLAS, via the coding sequence ATGGGCAGTTCTTCCGCGTCGCAAAGCAAGATCGTTGCCACTCTGGGAGTGGCCGTGGTTTTGTTGGCGATCGGTCATATGTGCCTGGGAAGTTCGGTGTGGATGTCGCCCGCCGATTGGTGGTCAGGCCTGCAACAGGGACCGCGGGCGCAGGATCCGTCCCCGATGGCAGTCATTGTCTGGTCGCTACGCTTGCCTCGCGCCCTGGCGTGCATCCTCGTTGGAGCGATTCTCGGCATGACCGGTGCGGCGTTTCAATACCTCTTTCGCAATCCGCTGGCGGAGCCGTACTTGGTCGGCGCGAGCGGCGGCGCTGCGCTCGGTGGCGCGCTGGTTCTTGTCACGGGAGCTGGCGGAATCCTGGGTGGGATCGCGCTGATGGCGGGTGCATTGGTGGGGGCACTTGCGACGCTTGCTCTAGTCCTCGTAGTGGCCAGTTCGAGCCCGGTTCGCTCGACCGCAAATCTTCTCCTGTCGGGCGTTGTCGTCGGTTCTCTTGCGAGCGCGCTGATGACGATTCTGCTCATCATGTCCGGCTCTGATGCGAACCGGATCCTCGCATGGCTGTTCGGTTCGATGAGCCAAGTACAGTGGTGGGGTATCGCTTGGTTGCTGGGGGCACTTCTCGCCATCGGCGTGAGCTTGCGGGCGAATGGGCGCGCTCTGAACGCGATCGCGCTGGGCGAGGAGTCCGCCCGGCACTTAGGGGTCGATCCGGGCCGAGTCCAGCGATTGGTGATTCTCTTTGGCGCAGCGGCGACCGCGATCTCGGTCGGCGCGGTGGGCATTATTGGGTTCCTGGGCCTCATTGCACCCCACTTGGCACGACCGTTCGCTGGCACCGACATGCGGCGACTTCTGGTTGCTTCTGCTCTGACGGGCAGCGCAGTGCTACTGCTGGCAGATGCGGCAGCGCAAAGGATGATCGGCGTGGTCGAGGTGCCGGTGGGAGCGCTCATGGCGATCTTTGGCGCGCCGATGTTGCTTGCCATCCTGCGCCGCACCCGGCTCGCTAGTTGA
- a CDS encoding pyridoxal phosphate-dependent aminotransferase has product MQGLNTLTLAQRALALKPSPTLGMTAKARAMKAQGLDVISFAAGEPDFNTPEPICQTAIEALQAGQTKYTASSGTPELKSAIAEKVQLDHGVAVETDQIVVSCGAKHSIYNALMVLVDPGDEVILIAPYWMTYKDQIQLAGGTAVVIYTTPESGFCPTREQLHEAISPRTKAIILNSPSNPTGAMLDAVTLQTVAQLSKQHGFWILSDEIYDHLTYEGAHASVFRPDSDVLDRTILVNGCSKTYAMTGWRIGYCVAPKPIAQAMSNLQDQVTSNPTTFSQAGAVTAMRTPADVVECMRAEFGARRDLGLELLSKIDGVRIVKPKGAFYFFIDVSAHLNPRMPTDVELADWMLEEALIATVPGSVFEGPGHLRLSYATSRAAIEKGLERLAEGLKRLPR; this is encoded by the coding sequence ATGCAAGGGTTGAACACACTTACCCTCGCTCAACGCGCGCTTGCTCTCAAACCGTCGCCGACCCTGGGGATGACCGCCAAGGCTCGCGCGATGAAAGCACAGGGTCTGGACGTCATCTCTTTCGCCGCGGGCGAGCCCGATTTCAACACCCCCGAACCGATTTGCCAGACCGCAATTGAGGCCCTCCAGGCGGGACAGACCAAGTACACCGCCAGCAGCGGCACCCCCGAACTCAAGAGCGCCATCGCCGAGAAAGTTCAACTCGACCATGGCGTCGCGGTGGAGACCGACCAGATTGTTGTGAGTTGCGGCGCGAAACACAGCATCTACAATGCGCTGATGGTCCTGGTTGACCCAGGCGACGAAGTCATCCTCATCGCGCCGTACTGGATGACCTACAAGGACCAGATCCAGCTCGCCGGGGGCACCGCAGTCGTCATCTACACGACCCCTGAATCCGGCTTTTGCCCCACGCGGGAGCAGTTGCACGAGGCGATCTCGCCCCGAACTAAGGCGATCATCCTGAACAGCCCGTCGAACCCGACCGGCGCAATGCTCGATGCCGTAACGCTCCAGACCGTTGCCCAACTCAGCAAGCAGCACGGCTTCTGGATCCTCAGCGACGAGATCTACGACCATCTCACCTACGAGGGAGCCCATGCGTCCGTATTTCGGCCCGACTCAGACGTCCTCGACCGCACTATCCTCGTGAACGGGTGCAGCAAGACCTACGCTATGACCGGCTGGCGCATCGGTTATTGCGTTGCTCCGAAGCCGATCGCCCAGGCCATGAGCAACCTGCAAGATCAGGTGACGAGCAACCCCACCACCTTCTCCCAGGCGGGCGCAGTTACCGCCATGCGCACACCGGCGGACGTTGTCGAGTGCATGCGAGCCGAGTTCGGCGCACGCCGCGATCTCGGCCTTGAGCTTCTTAGCAAGATCGACGGGGTGCGCATTGTGAAGCCGAAGGGTGCGTTCTACTTTTTCATCGACGTCTCAGCCCACTTGAACCCCCGCATGCCGACCGACGTGGAACTTGCCGACTGGATGCTCGAAGAGGCCCTCATCGCCACCGTTCCTGGCAGCGTCTTCGAAGGCCCCGGCCATCTGCGCCTGAGCTACGCCACGAGCCGCGCGGCCATCGAGAAGGGATTGGAGCGGCTTGCCGAAGGGTTGAAGCGGCTGCCTCGATAA
- the rnc gene encoding ribonuclease III, with protein sequence METIPRNIPLKDPEVFRLAMRHRSAANDPVRDSYERLEFFGDSVLGLVVAQYLYEHHPDWDQGMMSKAKASVVQEGPLAETAVRLGLAPYLELSSSEDATGGRQRPSILADVVEAIIGGIYLESGLEKARWFVLEILNQYLMVVGTGDVSPNDHKSKLQEIAQANWRKTPQYRLAGESGHAHAKRFHVQVMFDNEVMGEGTGRSKKEAEQAAALAAVEMIERARRMREHIEDY encoded by the coding sequence ATGGAGACCATCCCCCGCAACATACCGCTCAAGGACCCAGAGGTCTTCCGGCTGGCCATGCGTCATCGCTCGGCTGCGAATGACCCGGTCCGGGACAGCTACGAGCGGCTAGAGTTCTTCGGCGATTCGGTTCTGGGATTGGTGGTGGCGCAGTACCTGTACGAGCACCATCCGGACTGGGATCAGGGGATGATGTCCAAAGCAAAGGCGAGCGTCGTCCAAGAGGGCCCGTTGGCCGAGACGGCTGTTCGCCTGGGATTGGCACCCTACCTCGAACTCAGCTCCAGCGAAGATGCGACGGGAGGTCGGCAACGCCCCAGCATCCTCGCCGACGTCGTCGAGGCCATCATCGGCGGCATCTACCTTGAGTCTGGGTTGGAGAAGGCGCGTTGGTTCGTGCTCGAGATCCTCAACCAGTACTTGATGGTGGTGGGAACCGGCGACGTCAGCCCGAACGACCACAAGTCGAAGCTCCAAGAGATCGCTCAAGCAAATTGGCGCAAGACGCCGCAGTATCGCTTGGCGGGCGAGAGCGGACACGCGCACGCAAAACGCTTCCACGTGCAGGTCATGTTTGACAATGAAGTCATGGGAGAAGGAACAGGCCGATCTAAGAAAGAGGCCGAGCAGGCAGCTGCGCTTGCCGCCGTCGAGATGATCGAGCGAGCGCGAAGAATGCGCGAGCACATCGAGGACTACTGA
- a CDS encoding PEP-CTERM sorting domain-containing protein: protein MNQYNRITTVAAVTFFASIAFAVPPNSYLVKTVNTVGELKAQIRSNSVVSDRYQRHFHMTEGEVLDFVSNLRLAKVQQTSIYSIYGVPPKTGVLRSRLQKLKAGTKIWVDSTGQPILQWICGNPMTRGPRMVAVNTEPGAAVEGKDTDLLASPMPAGDAPIIASNIEPGVPQPEEIISIIDVPPATPHRNNYGGLLLLPLIALIPRGSGGEDIPPVPEPATMLVMGAGVVAVAIRRKRSK from the coding sequence ATGAACCAGTACAACAGAATCACAACGGTCGCGGCGGTGACCTTCTTTGCAAGCATCGCTTTCGCGGTGCCGCCCAACTCATACCTTGTGAAGACGGTCAACACCGTCGGTGAGTTGAAGGCCCAGATCCGATCCAACTCGGTGGTGAGCGACCGCTACCAGCGTCACTTCCATATGACCGAGGGTGAGGTTCTGGATTTCGTTTCGAATCTCCGACTTGCCAAAGTCCAGCAGACCTCGATTTACAGCATTTACGGTGTGCCACCCAAGACCGGCGTATTGCGCTCTCGCTTGCAGAAGCTGAAAGCGGGCACAAAGATTTGGGTTGACAGCACGGGCCAGCCGATCCTGCAATGGATTTGTGGAAACCCGATGACCCGCGGACCCCGCATGGTCGCGGTGAACACCGAGCCGGGCGCGGCTGTGGAGGGCAAGGACACCGATCTGCTCGCCAGCCCGATGCCCGCTGGTGACGCACCCATCATCGCATCGAACATCGAGCCGGGAGTACCCCAGCCCGAAGAGATCATCAGCATCATCGACGTGCCTCCCGCCACACCGCACCGCAACAACTACGGCGGATTGCTCCTTCTCCCGCTCATTGCGCTGATCCCGCGCGGTAGCGGCGGCGAGGACATTCCCCCGGTGCCCGAGCCTGCAACAATGCTCGTCATGGGCGCAGGTGTGGTTGCCGTCGCAATTCGACGCAAGCGATCCAAGTAA
- a CDS encoding PEP-CTERM sorting domain-containing protein has product MKYQNKGIATALAAATLLTVAVAKMPPNSYLISTANSVGEIVAQIDKYPVVQDRYERHFGMTKSELKLYFSSLRLSRVERSGNYLVYNTPESTGELRSKTLFLKKGTKIWVNTSGKPILQWICGNPMTRGPRTVASVGDVAPVAATIEGMNIEPEVLDAPKIENIETDTIAMEPNVPEWTDAPLTSVDIANIPVDPVQAPAMSVPNTPAIASSGWDLGRALLAPLGGGLIFVTGTKSQGSSKPIVNPVPEPATFVAMGMGAAYLIRRKKSSFKR; this is encoded by the coding sequence ATGAAATATCAGAACAAAGGCATCGCGACCGCATTGGCGGCAGCGACGCTACTAACCGTTGCGGTAGCCAAGATGCCGCCCAATTCATATCTGATCAGTACAGCGAACTCCGTCGGCGAGATCGTGGCGCAGATCGACAAGTATCCGGTCGTCCAAGATCGGTACGAGCGACACTTCGGCATGACCAAGTCCGAGCTAAAGCTCTATTTCTCTTCGCTTCGGCTTAGCCGGGTCGAGAGGTCGGGCAACTACCTGGTCTACAACACGCCAGAGAGTACGGGCGAGTTGCGCTCCAAAACCCTGTTCCTGAAGAAGGGCACCAAGATCTGGGTGAATACGAGCGGCAAACCGATCCTTCAGTGGATCTGCGGCAACCCGATGACTCGCGGCCCGCGCACGGTCGCTTCGGTAGGCGATGTCGCTCCGGTGGCCGCCACCATCGAGGGCATGAACATCGAGCCGGAAGTGCTGGACGCTCCCAAGATCGAAAACATCGAGACCGATACGATCGCGATGGAGCCCAACGTTCCGGAGTGGACGGATGCACCGTTGACCTCGGTCGATATCGCAAACATCCCGGTGGATCCGGTTCAGGCGCCCGCTATGTCCGTTCCCAACACTCCGGCGATCGCCAGCAGTGGCTGGGACCTGGGACGCGCCTTGCTGGCCCCGCTGGGTGGCGGACTCATCTTCGTCACCGGGACCAAGAGCCAAGGCTCGAGCAAGCCCATCGTGAACCCCGTTCCCGAGCCCGCGACATTCGTCGCCATGGGCATGGGCGCGGCTTACCTGATTCGCCGAAAGAAGTCCTCTTTTAAGCGCTGA
- a CDS encoding aminopeptidase P family protein, producing the protein MSGTTRTQRLAEQLDAAGIDAYFASTTTSMGYLHGLFEHGHERLLTLAVKSSGDVCLIAPALSISQAQRVGIADILGWADSEDPMDAVQTLSQRWNLRSGVIAVDDEFHSSHLLAMQELLPAALFRAGGEVLSRIRSRKEPAEIDALLAAGKIADEVYDEVLPEIRVGMTELELRDRINAKMRARGGTPTFCIVAAGAGSAEPHHLPNERRLENGDLLLLDFGCDLNHYQCDITRCVSIGKATDKMHQVYEIVLRAHDAGRAAVRPGVTGADVDRAARQIIEDAGHGPDFFHRLGHGIGMEGHEAPNLVSTNSLPLEPGNCFSVEPGVYLAGEFGIRIENIVAVTMDGHISMNAEPPRSLPELSA; encoded by the coding sequence ATGAGCGGAACCACGCGCACCCAGCGGCTTGCGGAACAGCTCGACGCGGCAGGCATCGACGCCTACTTCGCATCGACCACCACTTCGATGGGCTATCTGCATGGCCTGTTCGAGCATGGGCACGAGCGGCTGTTGACTCTGGCGGTCAAATCGTCCGGCGATGTTTGCCTCATTGCGCCAGCGCTTTCCATTTCTCAGGCGCAGCGAGTGGGCATCGCCGACATTCTCGGTTGGGCGGATAGCGAAGATCCGATGGACGCTGTCCAGACCTTGTCTCAGCGCTGGAACTTGCGGTCCGGAGTGATCGCGGTGGATGACGAATTCCACTCCTCGCACCTGCTCGCGATGCAGGAACTACTGCCCGCGGCGCTCTTTCGCGCAGGCGGTGAAGTGCTGAGCCGGATTCGGAGTCGGAAGGAGCCCGCGGAAATCGACGCCTTGCTGGCAGCCGGAAAGATTGCCGACGAGGTCTACGACGAAGTGTTGCCCGAGATCAGGGTCGGCATGACGGAGCTTGAACTGCGTGACCGCATCAACGCAAAGATGCGGGCTCGTGGCGGGACCCCAACGTTTTGCATTGTGGCGGCGGGGGCAGGGTCGGCCGAGCCGCACCACCTACCGAATGAGCGTCGGCTGGAGAACGGCGATCTGCTTCTTCTCGACTTTGGGTGCGACCTGAACCACTATCAGTGCGACATCACTCGCTGCGTCAGCATTGGAAAGGCAACGGACAAGATGCACCAGGTGTACGAGATTGTGTTGCGAGCACACGATGCCGGTAGGGCCGCAGTACGACCTGGGGTGACCGGTGCAGACGTGGATCGGGCGGCGCGGCAGATCATTGAAGATGCGGGGCATGGGCCAGATTTCTTCCATCGGCTTGGCCACGGCATCGGGATGGAGGGGCATGAGGCTCCGAACCTCGTGTCTACGAACTCGCTGCCATTGGAGCCCGGGAATTGCTTCAGCGTCGAACCGGGGGTTTATCTCGCAGGCGAGTTTGGAATCCGGATAGAAAATATCGTGGCCGTCACGATGGACGGCCACATTTCGATGAACGCGGAGCCCCCGCGCTCGCTCCCCGAACTCAGCGCTTAA
- the rpsU gene encoding 30S ribosomal protein S21 — MIYVVVQPNESIDSALKRFNMKMQQSGVLRELKEHAHYEKPSAKRRRARMRSSRRS; from the coding sequence TTGATTTACGTTGTTGTACAACCCAACGAATCGATTGACAGTGCGTTAAAGCGCTTTAACATGAAGATGCAGCAGAGTGGCGTCTTGCGCGAGCTCAAGGAGCACGCCCACTACGAGAAGCCCAGCGCCAAGCGACGCCGAGCGCGCATGCGCTCTTCGCGACGATCGTAA
- a CDS encoding HDIG domain-containing protein, with amino-acid sequence MGPFQKLAELFAKLRRNPVARRTLHSVTLIVWSASVAGLMIAHRSPGFLGHAFLANFGMALAAAILTVFHIRHTPSRTVSWDQSQGIIFLASLLTMLGVHVLLLTVGNREIVGAGFLLTTPLVAQAMLTSAVIGPAVALYALTVTGFLLGFSGALSIEMLATGWIAGAVGVHAVNPLKQRSDLLRAASIMVVSMALTAAITSAGMVATIAPVLESMGWAAIAAVAATSIFWLMVAVFERLFGLVSDWSLLELCSPDHPLLRDLCLRAPGTYAHSVMVGNLAETAAREIGANAVLARAMAYFHDVGKSRAPSFFIENQIGENLHDSMPAALSAQVIASHVRDGVEMARAVRLPRSIIDGISQHHGTSLISYFFNRAVQGMGREAMDPEFEKLFRYPGPKPQSREAAILHLADQVEAASRSIPSRNPEEMEIAIARIVENSRAEGQLDECDLTFADLQTVQRSFARSLGAIRHERVHYPEIDRNEEFKEPISRHHRERNRPESAGHADTHRADSPDGGI; translated from the coding sequence ATGGGCCCGTTCCAAAAGCTCGCTGAGCTGTTCGCGAAGCTTCGAAGAAATCCGGTCGCACGCCGAACTCTCCACTCGGTGACGCTCATCGTCTGGAGCGCATCGGTGGCGGGTCTGATGATCGCCCACCGATCGCCCGGTTTCCTTGGACACGCCTTTCTCGCCAACTTCGGCATGGCGCTCGCCGCCGCGATCCTCACTGTTTTCCACATCCGGCACACACCTAGCCGTACCGTGAGTTGGGATCAGAGCCAGGGCATCATATTCCTGGCGAGCCTGCTCACCATGCTCGGCGTTCACGTACTGCTGCTCACCGTGGGCAATCGCGAGATCGTGGGGGCCGGATTCCTGCTGACCACCCCGCTCGTCGCGCAAGCGATGCTCACGAGCGCCGTCATCGGCCCTGCTGTCGCCCTATATGCGCTCACTGTCACGGGCTTCCTCCTCGGCTTCAGCGGCGCACTCAGCATCGAGATGCTCGCTACCGGCTGGATCGCGGGTGCGGTCGGGGTTCACGCGGTGAACCCGCTCAAACAGCGCAGCGATCTTCTCCGGGCGGCGTCCATCATGGTCGTTTCCATGGCGCTGACCGCAGCCATCACTTCGGCCGGGATGGTTGCAACCATCGCCCCAGTGTTGGAGAGCATGGGTTGGGCCGCGATCGCGGCGGTTGCTGCCACCAGCATCTTTTGGCTCATGGTCGCCGTTTTCGAACGGCTGTTCGGACTTGTAAGTGACTGGAGCTTGTTGGAACTTTGCAGTCCAGATCATCCGCTGCTGCGTGACTTGTGTCTGCGAGCACCCGGCACCTATGCCCACTCCGTCATGGTCGGCAACCTCGCCGAAACCGCCGCCAGAGAGATCGGCGCAAACGCCGTTCTCGCCCGCGCGATGGCGTACTTCCACGACGTCGGCAAGTCCCGCGCTCCCAGCTTCTTCATCGAAAACCAAATCGGCGAGAACCTGCACGACTCGATGCCCGCCGCGCTCAGCGCGCAAGTCATTGCATCTCACGTCCGAGACGGCGTGGAGATGGCGCGCGCGGTCAGGCTTCCCCGTTCCATCATCGACGGGATCAGTCAGCATCACGGAACCTCTCTCATCAGCTACTTCTTCAATCGCGCGGTGCAAGGGATGGGCCGCGAGGCGATGGACCCCGAGTTTGAGAAGCTGTTTCGCTACCCCGGCCCCAAGCCACAAAGTCGTGAAGCCGCGATCCTTCACCTGGCCGATCAGGTGGAAGCCGCAAGCAGATCGATCCCCAGCCGCAACCCGGAAGAGATGGAGATCGCCATTGCACGGATCGTCGAGAACAGCCGCGCTGAGGGTCAGCTCGACGAGTGCGACCTCACCTTTGCCGACTTGCAGACGGTCCAACGCAGCTTTGCCCGTTCACTGGGGGCGATCCGCCACGAGCGGGTTCACTATCCCGAAATCGACCGAAATGAAGAGTTCAAAGAGCCGATATCGCGTCACCATCGTGAACGAAACCGACCGGAGAGCGCCGGTCACGCCGATACGCACCGCGCTGATTCGCCTGATGGAGGCATATGA
- the ybeY gene encoding rRNA maturation RNase YbeY produces the protein MEAYEAPHAEVTVLITDDRQMAQLNEQFRDVASTTDVLSFPAPAHVAGHLGDIAISYDVAALQARMRGVSTRDEIAMLAIHGGLHLLGYDDEQEADREDMIQRMNAIASQVGLPTDSDWRSGHYDA, from the coding sequence ATGGAGGCATATGAGGCCCCGCACGCAGAGGTTACGGTTTTGATCACGGACGACCGCCAGATGGCTCAGCTGAACGAACAGTTTCGCGACGTCGCATCGACCACCGATGTCCTCAGCTTCCCTGCTCCGGCCCACGTGGCCGGACATCTGGGGGACATCGCGATTTCGTACGACGTCGCCGCTCTGCAAGCACGCATGCGCGGGGTCAGCACCCGCGACGAGATTGCCATGCTTGCCATCCACGGCGGACTGCACTTGCTAGGCTACGACGATGAGCAAGAGGCGGACCGAGAGGATATGATCCAACGGATGAACGCAATCGCGAGCCAAGTGGGACTACCCACGGATTCGGACTGGAGGTCTGGCCACTACGATGCCTAG
- a CDS encoding diacylglycerol kinase — translation MPSPGELVHPFRVAISGLVHTFRTQRHMRVHLYITMVTVLLAMAMNLRVREVLILLFMINFVLVAEMFNSAIEATVDLASPNYHPLAKFAKDIAAGAVLVTTIMAIVVGALIALGSESWERIRLSLSADTVGLPFAAKFIVGLFALFILIVVGKGLGKRGQVLHGGLVSGHAAYGFYLAGAVVFISDRPLVSGIAILLAIILAQSRWEAKIHSVFELTLGATVGLVVALLLFGFLPK, via the coding sequence ATGCCTAGTCCTGGTGAGCTCGTCCATCCCTTCCGCGTTGCCATCAGCGGTCTCGTGCATACCTTCCGCACCCAGCGGCACATGCGCGTGCACCTGTACATCACGATGGTCACGGTGTTGCTCGCCATGGCGATGAACCTGCGCGTGCGCGAAGTTCTGATCCTGCTGTTCATGATCAACTTCGTCCTCGTCGCGGAGATGTTCAACTCCGCCATCGAGGCGACCGTCGACCTCGCCTCGCCGAACTACCACCCGCTTGCGAAGTTTGCCAAAGACATCGCTGCAGGGGCCGTCCTGGTCACGACGATCATGGCGATCGTCGTCGGCGCGCTGATTGCGCTGGGAAGCGAATCGTGGGAGCGGATCCGATTGAGCTTGAGCGCAGACACGGTCGGTTTGCCCTTCGCCGCGAAGTTCATCGTCGGTCTGTTCGCACTGTTCATCCTCATCGTAGTCGGCAAGGGTTTGGGCAAGCGCGGCCAAGTGCTGCACGGCGGACTGGTGAGCGGACACGCAGCCTACGGCTTCTACCTGGCGGGCGCGGTCGTCTTCATCAGCGATCGACCGCTTGTTTCGGGCATCGCCATCCTCCTTGCCATCATCCTCGCCCAAAGCCGATGGGAAGCGAAGATTCACAGCGTTTTTGAACTCACATTGGGCGCGACCGTTGGGCTCGTTGTCGCGCTTTTGCTTTTCGGATTCTTGCCGAAATAG